CGAACCATGGGACAACGTTTTAACGAACTCTCCGAAAAACTGATCGACTTCATCAACGACCAGCGGCTGTTCTTCGTCGGCACTGCCACCGCCGACAGCCGCATCAATGTCTCCCCCAAAGGGATGGACTCGTTCCGCGTGCTGGGCCCCAACCGCGTGATCTGGCTCAACATGACCGGCAGCGGCAACGAAACCTCGGCCCACATTCAGCAGGACGGCCGCATGACTGTCATGTTCTGTGCCTTCACCGGCAAACCTTTGATCCTCCGTCTTTACGGACAGGCCCGCGTGGTTCATCCCTACGACAGCGACTGGACGGAACTCGCCGCCCACTTCCCTCCGAACCCCGGCGCCCGCCAGGTCTTCGATATGCAGGTTGATCTGGTTCAGACCTCCTGCGGCATGGGTGTTCCCTTCTACGATTACGTTGAAGAACGCGAACAGCTCACCACCTGGGCCACCAAACAGGGACCGGAGGGAGTGCAAAAATACTGGCACGACAAAAACCAGCAAAGCCTGGACGGCATTCCCACGCA
This window of the Gimesia chilikensis genome carries:
- a CDS encoding pyridoxamine 5'-phosphate oxidase family protein, whose amino-acid sequence is MGQRFNELSEKLIDFINDQRLFFVGTATADSRINVSPKGMDSFRVLGPNRVIWLNMTGSGNETSAHIQQDGRMTVMFCAFTGKPLILRLYGQARVVHPYDSDWTELAAHFPPNPGARQVFDMQVDLVQTSCGMGVPFYDYVEEREQLTTWATKQGPEGVQKYWHDKNQQSLDGIPTHILKDQ